Proteins encoded within one genomic window of Diceros bicornis minor isolate mBicDic1 chromosome X, mDicBic1.mat.cur, whole genome shotgun sequence:
- the LOC131400989 gene encoding diphosphoinositol polyphosphate phosphohydrolase 3-beta, with protein sequence MKCKPNQTRTYDPEGFKKRAACLCFRSEREDEVLLVSSSRYPDRWIVPGGGMEPEEEPGGAAVREVYEEAGVKGKLGRLLGIFEQNQDRKHRTYVYVLTVTEILEDWEDSVSIGRKREWFKIEDAIKVLRCHKPVHAEYLEKLKLGGSPTNGNSVAPSLPESDA encoded by the exons ATGAAGTGCAAGCCGAACCAGACGCGGACCTACGACCCGGAGGGGTTCAAGAAGCGGGCGGCGTGCCTGTGCTTCCGCAGCGAGCGCGAGGACGAGGTGCTGTTAGTGAGTAGCAGTCGGTACCCGGACCGCTGGATCGTGCCGGGCGGGGGCATGGAGCCCGAGGAGGAGCCGGGCGGTGCGGCGGTCCGAGAGGTGTACGAAGAGGCGGGAGTCAAGGGGAAGTTAGGCCGGCTCCTGGGCATTTTCGAACAGAACCAAGATCGCAAGCACCGAACGTACGTGTATGTACTGACTGTCACTGAGATTCTGGAGGATTGGGAAGATTCGGTTAGCATTGGGAGGAAGCGAGAGTGGTTCAAAATCGAAGATGCGATCAAGGTTCTCCGGTGCCACAAGCCCGTGCATGCCGAATATCTGGAAAAACTAAAGCTGGGCGGTTCCCCAACCAATGGAAACTCCGTGGCCCCGTCCCTGCCAGAGAGCGATGCCTA A